A single region of the Gracilibacillus caseinilyticus genome encodes:
- a CDS encoding CPBP family intramembrane glutamic endopeptidase — translation MVKSLVTWLLVIVIGFLFFVISQVPFQMGLVGGYKGFNLAIIGFVQVGLVIPLLYFGLRKLKLNFRNIGFTATNWRKDVWLGTCVAIAWILIQFLWIFPNTGGASRPDIDNILTMIDHQWINVLWYVPLGVLGGGITEELYNRGFFIGGLAKIFGSSKLVISIAAFGSIIFFAIGHLPSSMVEWIDIVIPSTAYTLIYIYTKRLTAAIIAHSLWNVMVVVIIMIVYG, via the coding sequence ATGGTTAAGTCATTAGTAACATGGTTGTTAGTTATTGTAATAGGATTTTTATTCTTTGTAATATCGCAAGTACCATTTCAAATGGGGTTAGTTGGCGGTTATAAAGGATTTAATCTTGCTATAATAGGTTTTGTCCAGGTCGGTTTAGTGATACCACTTCTATACTTTGGATTAAGGAAGTTAAAGCTTAATTTTCGAAACATAGGTTTCACAGCAACTAACTGGCGAAAAGATGTGTGGTTAGGAACATGTGTAGCAATTGCCTGGATATTGATCCAGTTTCTTTGGATATTTCCGAATACTGGGGGTGCTTCAAGACCTGATATTGACAATATTTTAACCATGATCGATCATCAATGGATCAATGTATTATGGTATGTTCCGCTAGGAGTTTTGGGAGGCGGGATTACGGAAGAGTTATATAATCGAGGCTTTTTTATTGGAGGATTGGCTAAAATATTCGGATCGTCTAAATTGGTTATTTCCATAGCAGCATTTGGATCTATCATCTTTTTCGCGATAGGACATTTACCTAGTAGTATGGTGGAATGGATAGATATTGTAATTCCAAGTACTGCTTATACACTTATATATATTTACACTAAACGCTTAACAGCTGCTATAATAGCACATAGTCTTTGGAACGTGATGGTAGTCGTGATAATAATGATAGTATATGGATAA
- a CDS encoding lamin tail domain-containing protein: protein MGRGLTRKVSIILIFFLIFTNVSSYIPIAKASTDQVKVDSKAEQVLKKPAETTSQKEAKEEQENNETLTADTEESATDENEPATDNKEEETSKEENSATSDENTNPKASDDNDITEEKEESTTEPTEKEEKAAQKENSEKSNQDETDSKSKNKEEREDQTTKDDKANKAPADAIDFQTLPELLITELMPNNSGTDQFEYFEVYNNSDQAVMLDYYTIALQYTNDDTPDSPFTFPNVSISPGQTLVFWNNNNNLTIEQFNEHYQADLTTNDIVMYEGTNLYNSGQRGVALKDGEEVMVSVSYLAEDIASGKVVNYQYSPESTEMLKYQKAQAPTPGTIESAQVPEQSVTVAEHQAPVIEHTPVSEAEQGHALTIEASISDDKDKRNATLYYRMKDETEFQPISLEAAEGNRYLATIEAEKVTEGVLEYYISATDSNHRVRVPEENGQTFQLMVESTEETEEDFQHYPPLLITEISPNTAGGGTDYFEYFELYNNTDSTLSLNQYAQIYYYTDSGEEVSFQVPSVEIESQETLVFWYNNGNHTLDDFNQQFATKLSEQQLIEVTDDNFPGFSNGGERALIIRDVDNEQVIYADYLGEDNDNNGGVIQYKYPYQGTEMVKWESLAKATPGTVMKEQVPANVVEMTDEGADTNAPEISHEPVSSAEAFSSVKIEANISDDKAIPNATLYVKNKTTAYKSFAMESSAAAPNQYTATIPGELVEGDVTYYIAASDGTNQETTDEFTIAVQQPEVDTESLPPLLVTEVVPDSTNVGSADGYEYIEVYNNTNQAIPFEHYKMQYRYGTDPESDIIWPSIPDDLVIPAGEILVFWIINGQNNDKTVADFNANYGSQLEEDKNIVRIESAGMANGSMRGLIVASNVGTEHAVAYYNDEETKDDTTQNKGIVYKFPTDGSNQMEKVSSTEKEATPGVVEAYQIPSQPVSVEIDQTEPQIKDITYMDSVTQTNDLDIKAEVSDQEELKTVAVYYRTNHDETFHKALLEEGEEQAIFTHRIYAPEMVGNETVEYYFEASDGTNLVKTDVKTVTIENDLDTRPVRLNVKEKQILSDTFVLKGTSTADQPENVRMKIDGNQVEKDFQAVEHTAYFAFEVSGVNTYFQNGVTIGDQVVSIFDDWIAQWETITVPIDPSYFEVGDNTITIRAGNKASPWEGDPGENRDDYNLRNVRLVLADGTVLTDASHQDPEQVLDMGDDGTERIAEDFTFTVSKENAQSFAHEWDTTKVADGEHQIEVADSNDSLTTKVLVDNTAPMIETTIENNESYKGEFTIDAMITDEVAGVETIKTMLDGDEIELPHEAATGTLTPGKHVLSVTATDKAGNTTERELTFFTEDENPNDPTDESSITDGDPKLKVRVEDPTADKVDVGFYQGYQYTPADTDNVTSYLGASPTEPPNTNDTADAKRLSSADITSVSEKDGDYLVTNDTTKFPYHRFDVTLDETIDDNDTVELAWTGHSLEGRKVSMYAWNIEAAQWDLIDYKIAGDTDFDLKGTVKVSSYSENHQIQVMIQDEIPSSNEDYDYTFAWLSDTQYYSESYPHIYDRQTDWIVEKQEEMKIEYVFHSGDLVDEADKEEQWLNADGSMRKLDDANIPYGVLAGNHDVLQKTEDYTEYYKYFGEDRFADESYYGGSYLNNRGHYDLISTGGNDYIMVYLGWGIDDDGIAWINQVLSEHPGRTAILTFHEYLQATGSRHPLGEKLYQEVVLPNENVVAVLSGHYHEAQTLVDDIDDDGDGETDRQVYQILADYQAGPEGGQGYMRLLHFDTDNNRVLVNTYSPYLDDYNYYDTDEYPNKDEFVINMDLEAKEKQVATDYFAVNVYTDNEIDTVENVESGQTAEVTWTGLTEGERYFWYVNLMDDYTGTTRSSIFSFVKGEDTDGEVDPEPDQDKDHETDPGSKSEADQESGSDTKPTPVPDDDNDNQPTEKQTADKDKTSVNNDSDYHDSAGNNLPETATNIFKYLLFSMIILSIGMVLLLIRDEKVKA from the coding sequence ATGGGTAGAGGTCTTACAAGAAAGGTGTCTATTATACTTATATTCTTTTTAATATTCACCAATGTTTCCAGTTACATACCGATCGCGAAGGCGAGTACTGATCAAGTCAAGGTGGACAGTAAAGCGGAGCAGGTATTGAAAAAGCCAGCAGAAACAACGTCGCAAAAAGAGGCAAAAGAGGAGCAAGAGAATAACGAAACTCTGACAGCAGATACAGAAGAATCAGCAACAGATGAAAATGAACCAGCAACAGATAACAAAGAAGAGGAAACATCAAAAGAGGAAAACTCCGCTACTAGTGACGAAAACACTAATCCAAAAGCTTCCGATGACAATGATATAACCGAGGAAAAAGAAGAATCTACCACAGAACCCACAGAAAAAGAGGAAAAAGCTGCACAAAAAGAAAATTCCGAAAAATCCAATCAAGATGAAACGGATAGCAAATCGAAAAATAAGGAAGAAAGGGAAGACCAGACCACTAAAGACGACAAGGCTAACAAAGCGCCAGCCGATGCAATTGATTTTCAAACACTTCCTGAACTATTAATCACAGAATTAATGCCAAATAATAGTGGAACAGATCAATTTGAATATTTTGAGGTGTACAATAATAGTGATCAAGCCGTGATGCTCGATTATTATACGATTGCACTACAGTATACGAATGATGATACACCTGATAGTCCGTTTACCTTTCCGAATGTGAGTATATCACCCGGTCAAACGCTTGTATTTTGGAATAACAATAATAATTTGACCATTGAACAGTTTAATGAACACTATCAAGCAGATTTAACGACCAATGATATCGTGATGTATGAAGGAACTAATCTTTACAATAGCGGCCAACGAGGAGTTGCATTAAAAGACGGAGAGGAAGTTATGGTATCTGTCAGCTATTTAGCAGAGGATATAGCTTCCGGTAAAGTCGTAAATTATCAATATTCACCGGAGTCGACTGAAATGCTGAAGTATCAGAAGGCACAAGCGCCGACACCTGGAACGATAGAATCTGCTCAGGTACCGGAACAAAGCGTGACCGTTGCGGAACATCAAGCTCCTGTTATCGAGCATACTCCTGTATCTGAGGCGGAACAGGGGCATGCACTGACTATCGAAGCGAGTATATCTGATGATAAGGATAAGCGCAATGCAACATTATATTATCGAATGAAGGATGAGACGGAATTTCAACCAATCAGTTTAGAAGCTGCGGAAGGTAATCGCTATTTAGCTACTATTGAAGCTGAAAAGGTGACAGAAGGTGTCTTAGAATACTATATTTCTGCCACGGATTCTAATCACAGAGTGAGGGTACCGGAAGAGAATGGACAAACTTTTCAGCTTATGGTGGAATCGACAGAAGAAACAGAAGAAGATTTTCAACATTATCCTCCACTGTTAATTACGGAGATCTCTCCAAATACTGCTGGCGGAGGGACTGATTATTTTGAATATTTCGAGCTCTATAACAATACTGATTCGACGTTATCATTAAATCAGTATGCGCAAATTTATTATTATACCGATTCAGGAGAAGAAGTATCCTTCCAAGTACCTTCTGTAGAAATTGAATCACAGGAAACACTCGTCTTTTGGTATAACAATGGAAATCATACATTGGACGATTTTAATCAGCAGTTTGCTACGAAACTATCGGAACAACAGCTAATTGAAGTGACCGATGATAATTTCCCCGGTTTTTCTAACGGTGGAGAACGTGCTTTGATTATACGGGATGTTGATAATGAACAGGTGATTTATGCCGATTATTTAGGTGAGGATAACGATAATAATGGCGGTGTCATCCAATACAAATATCCGTATCAAGGTACTGAGATGGTGAAGTGGGAATCATTAGCAAAAGCAACGCCAGGTACAGTAATGAAGGAACAAGTACCTGCCAATGTAGTAGAAATGACAGATGAAGGAGCGGACACGAACGCACCAGAAATTTCGCATGAACCAGTCTCATCAGCTGAGGCATTTTCTTCGGTGAAGATAGAAGCAAATATCTCAGATGACAAGGCGATTCCGAATGCGACATTGTATGTCAAAAATAAAACAACGGCTTATAAAAGTTTTGCAATGGAATCAAGTGCAGCAGCACCAAATCAATATACAGCAACCATTCCAGGGGAGCTGGTGGAAGGTGATGTGACCTATTATATTGCGGCTTCAGATGGCACCAACCAAGAAACGACAGACGAATTTACGATTGCCGTACAGCAGCCAGAGGTAGATACGGAATCCTTACCTCCTTTGCTCGTAACAGAAGTTGTTCCGGATTCCACTAATGTCGGCTCTGCTGATGGCTATGAGTATATAGAAGTCTACAATAATACGAATCAAGCTATTCCGTTTGAACATTATAAAATGCAGTACCGATATGGGACAGACCCTGAAAGTGATATAATCTGGCCGTCTATTCCAGATGATCTTGTCATTCCAGCAGGGGAAATACTTGTCTTTTGGATCATTAATGGCCAGAACAATGACAAAACAGTAGCAGATTTTAATGCGAATTATGGATCTCAATTAGAAGAAGACAAGAATATCGTACGAATTGAATCGGCAGGTATGGCCAATGGCAGCATGAGAGGGTTAATTGTTGCTTCGAATGTTGGCACGGAGCATGCCGTTGCCTATTATAACGATGAGGAAACAAAAGATGACACAACGCAGAATAAGGGAATTGTTTATAAGTTTCCAACAGATGGTTCAAACCAAATGGAAAAAGTAAGTTCCACCGAAAAAGAAGCAACACCAGGTGTGGTAGAAGCCTATCAAATTCCGTCTCAACCTGTTTCAGTAGAAATAGATCAAACAGAACCGCAAATAAAGGACATTACCTATATGGATTCTGTGACACAAACGAATGATTTGGATATTAAAGCAGAGGTGTCCGATCAAGAGGAGCTTAAAACCGTTGCCGTTTATTATCGAACAAATCATGACGAAACATTTCACAAAGCATTATTAGAAGAAGGAGAAGAACAAGCTATATTTACGCACCGCATCTATGCCCCAGAAATGGTCGGTAATGAAACGGTCGAATATTATTTCGAAGCATCAGACGGAACGAATCTTGTCAAAACAGATGTCAAAACGGTGACGATCGAAAATGATTTGGACACACGGCCAGTCCGATTAAATGTAAAAGAGAAACAGATTTTATCAGATACATTTGTGTTAAAAGGTACTTCGACGGCTGACCAACCAGAGAACGTACGAATGAAGATTGATGGTAATCAAGTAGAAAAGGATTTTCAGGCTGTGGAACATACTGCCTATTTTGCTTTTGAAGTAAGCGGCGTAAATACGTATTTCCAGAACGGTGTCACTATCGGGGATCAAGTCGTTTCTATTTTTGATGATTGGATTGCGCAGTGGGAAACAATTACTGTTCCAATAGACCCTTCTTATTTTGAAGTTGGTGACAATACGATTACGATCAGAGCTGGTAATAAAGCAAGCCCTTGGGAAGGTGATCCAGGTGAAAATCGTGACGACTACAATTTGCGTAATGTTCGCTTAGTCCTGGCAGATGGTACCGTGTTGACAGACGCAAGTCATCAGGATCCAGAGCAAGTATTAGATATGGGGGATGACGGAACAGAGCGGATTGCAGAAGATTTTACGTTTACTGTTTCCAAAGAAAATGCTCAATCTTTTGCCCATGAATGGGATACTACAAAAGTAGCAGATGGTGAACATCAGATAGAGGTTGCGGATTCCAATGACTCGTTAACGACCAAAGTGCTTGTGGATAATACTGCTCCAATGATCGAAACGACAATCGAAAATAATGAAAGCTACAAAGGTGAGTTCACGATTGACGCCATGATAACGGATGAAGTAGCGGGTGTTGAAACGATCAAGACGATGCTCGACGGAGATGAAATCGAGTTACCACATGAAGCAGCTACTGGTACATTAACACCAGGAAAGCATGTGTTATCTGTCACAGCAACAGATAAGGCCGGAAACACAACAGAACGTGAGCTTACCTTTTTTACGGAGGATGAAAATCCAAACGATCCGACCGATGAATCATCGATAACAGATGGCGATCCTAAGCTGAAGGTTCGTGTCGAAGATCCAACTGCTGATAAAGTAGATGTCGGTTTCTATCAAGGATATCAGTATACACCAGCAGATACAGACAATGTTACGTCTTATTTAGGTGCTTCACCGACAGAACCACCGAATACGAATGATACAGCAGATGCTAAACGTTTAAGTTCAGCAGATATCACATCTGTATCAGAAAAAGATGGCGATTATTTAGTGACGAATGATACAACAAAATTTCCTTACCATCGCTTTGATGTCACGCTTGATGAGACTATTGATGATAATGATACCGTTGAATTAGCTTGGACGGGACATTCATTAGAAGGTAGAAAAGTATCGATGTATGCCTGGAATATCGAGGCAGCACAGTGGGATTTGATCGACTATAAAATTGCTGGAGATACAGATTTTGATTTGAAAGGGACGGTCAAGGTTTCATCTTACAGTGAGAATCATCAAATTCAAGTTATGATTCAAGATGAAATTCCTTCAAGTAATGAAGATTATGACTATACGTTTGCCTGGTTGTCTGACACGCAGTATTACTCAGAGAGCTATCCTCATATTTATGATCGTCAAACTGATTGGATTGTCGAGAAACAAGAGGAAATGAAAATTGAATATGTGTTTCATAGTGGTGATTTAGTAGATGAAGCAGATAAAGAAGAACAGTGGCTGAACGCTGATGGATCAATGAGAAAATTAGATGATGCCAACATTCCTTACGGTGTCCTGGCAGGCAATCATGATGTGCTGCAAAAGACGGAAGATTATACAGAGTATTACAAATACTTTGGTGAAGACCGTTTTGCAGATGAATCCTATTATGGTGGTTCTTATTTAAACAACCGTGGACATTATGACCTTATCTCAACTGGTGGAAATGATTATATTATGGTCTATCTTGGCTGGGGAATCGATGACGATGGAATTGCCTGGATCAATCAAGTATTAAGTGAGCACCCCGGCCGGACAGCGATCTTAACGTTCCATGAATACTTGCAAGCAACGGGATCAAGACACCCATTAGGGGAAAAATTATATCAGGAAGTAGTATTGCCAAATGAGAATGTAGTAGCGGTTCTATCGGGACATTACCACGAAGCACAAACGTTAGTCGATGATATTGATGATGACGGAGATGGTGAGACAGATCGTCAAGTTTATCAGATACTAGCTGATTATCAGGCAGGTCCTGAAGGCGGACAAGGATACATGCGATTATTGCATTTTGATACAGATAATAATAGGGTGTTAGTTAATACGTATTCCCCTTATCTTGATGACTATAATTATTACGATACCGACGAATATCCAAATAAAGATGAATTTGTGATCAATATGGACTTGGAAGCAAAAGAGAAACAAGTGGCGACCGATTATTTTGCTGTGAATGTGTATACCGACAACGAAATTGATACGGTTGAGAATGTCGAAAGTGGTCAAACAGCGGAGGTGACTTGGACTGGACTAACAGAAGGGGAACGATATTTCTGGTATGTCAACCTGATGGATGACTACACAGGTACCACTCGTTCTTCGATATTTAGTTTTGTAAAAGGAGAGGATACCGACGGTGAGGTTGATCCGGAGCCAGATCAGGATAAAGATCATGAAACTGATCCAGGTTCAAAATCTGAGGCAGACCAAGAATCAGGTTCAGATACAAAACCAACACCTGTGCCAGATGACGATAATGATAATCAACCAACTGAAAAACAAACAGCTGACAAGGATAAAACAAGTGTAAATAATGATTCGGATTATCATGATAGTGCCGGTAATAATTTGCCGGAAACTGCAACTAATATCTTTAAATATTTATTGTTCAGTATGATTATACTTAGCATAGGTATGGTATTATTGCTAATAAGAGATGAAAAAGTTAAAGCATGA
- a CDS encoding ArsR/SmtB family transcription factor gives MQLEIDQSSLPVYEALASQVRLEIIQLLSKNKMNIKDLSSALGISSPIVTKHIEKLERAGIIRTEKIPGKSGLQRISILKVDHIEINFPKKIYHSFATYETAIPVGHYTDYHVVPTCGLATTKDFIGPVDQTKFFMDPQRMDARILWFTQGFLEYKTPNYLNEEDQLQQMDISFEISSEFPFSNEVWPSDITFTLNDMELGTWQSPGDFADTRGKYNPDWWPHNLNQYGLLKTIRITSHGTYMDGEPMSDITIHDLDTSSEGWKFRVEVKEDAENIGGVTLFGREFGNHDQDINFKLYYI, from the coding sequence ATGCAATTAGAAATAGATCAATCATCCTTACCCGTATATGAAGCATTAGCGAGTCAAGTCAGACTGGAAATTATCCAGTTATTGTCTAAGAACAAAATGAATATTAAAGATCTCTCCAGTGCATTGGGGATCAGTAGTCCGATTGTCACAAAGCATATTGAGAAATTAGAACGCGCTGGTATTATTCGAACAGAAAAAATTCCAGGCAAATCTGGTCTGCAGCGAATTTCGATTCTAAAAGTGGACCATATTGAAATCAATTTCCCAAAAAAGATTTATCATTCCTTTGCTACATACGAGACAGCAATTCCGGTCGGTCACTACACAGACTATCACGTTGTTCCAACATGTGGCTTAGCAACGACGAAGGATTTTATCGGACCTGTTGACCAAACGAAATTTTTCATGGATCCACAACGGATGGATGCACGCATCCTGTGGTTTACACAAGGTTTTCTCGAGTATAAAACACCTAATTATTTGAATGAAGAAGATCAGTTGCAACAAATGGACATCAGCTTTGAAATATCATCTGAATTTCCATTTTCCAATGAGGTTTGGCCATCTGATATTACTTTCACGCTGAATGATATGGAATTAGGTACATGGCAAAGCCCTGGAGATTTCGCCGATACCAGAGGAAAATACAATCCGGACTGGTGGCCTCATAATCTCAATCAATACGGCTTGTTAAAAACAATCCGAATTACGTCACACGGTACGTATATGGATGGGGAACCAATGTCTGATATCACCATTCATGATTTAGATACGTCTTCAGAGGGCTGGAAGTTTCGTGTAGAAGTAAAAGAAGATGCCGAAAACATCGGCGGTGTCACATTATTTGGCCGCGAATTCGGTAACCATGATCAGGATATTAACTTTAAATTGTATTACATCTAA
- a CDS encoding hemolysin family protein, whose amino-acid sequence MLFSFIILVVLILINAFFAASEISLVALNDNKIKKRAEQGDKKSIKLQALLAEPGRFLATIQIGITLAGFMASAFAADRFAGPLAEWLVDIGVPVTLSLLQSIAVVTITILLSYFTLVIGELVPKQLALQKAEAIAYKTVTPLSVLFKISFPFVKILNVSTNLIVKMFGVDPNAKQDEANEEEIRMLVDIGGEKGTIENDEKRMIHNIFEFNDKTVSDVMTHRTDISAINKKDSTEEILMIINEKRYTRFPVYEGDIDHIIGILHIKEMFTFLQSKEESWHHLLRKPYYVMESQPIDTAFRDMRKHNIHIAIVVDEYGGIDGLVTIEDMVEEIVGEILSEHHLPGEDESSSLKKVNEHQYEVEGTTNLYLLEDAFHLELPSEEFETINGFMVHQLGYIPKLHERPTVTYKNVTFKTEEMSDYRIEKVLITLDAGGEKT is encoded by the coding sequence TTGCTATTTTCTTTCATTATTCTGGTTGTACTAATACTCATCAATGCATTTTTTGCCGCATCTGAAATTTCGTTAGTGGCATTAAATGATAATAAAATAAAAAAGCGGGCAGAGCAAGGCGATAAAAAATCGATAAAACTTCAAGCGTTATTAGCAGAGCCTGGCCGTTTTCTAGCTACGATTCAAATTGGTATTACATTGGCAGGTTTTATGGCCAGTGCCTTCGCAGCAGACCGATTCGCAGGTCCATTAGCAGAATGGCTGGTCGATATCGGTGTTCCTGTAACATTATCCTTACTTCAATCGATCGCTGTGGTGACTATTACCATTCTTTTATCCTACTTTACACTCGTAATCGGGGAGTTAGTACCGAAACAGTTGGCACTGCAAAAGGCAGAAGCGATTGCCTATAAAACTGTCACACCACTTTCAGTATTATTTAAAATCAGCTTTCCTTTTGTCAAAATCCTGAATGTTTCAACCAATCTGATCGTGAAGATGTTTGGTGTTGATCCGAATGCGAAACAAGATGAAGCAAACGAAGAAGAAATTCGGATGTTAGTCGATATCGGTGGGGAAAAAGGGACTATTGAAAACGATGAAAAGAGAATGATTCATAATATCTTTGAATTCAACGATAAAACCGTTTCGGATGTGATGACCCATCGAACTGATATTTCGGCGATCAATAAAAAGGACAGTACAGAAGAAATATTAATGATTATTAACGAAAAACGATATACACGTTTCCCTGTTTATGAAGGAGATATAGATCATATTATCGGGATATTACATATCAAGGAAATGTTTACTTTTCTTCAATCAAAAGAGGAATCGTGGCATCATCTGTTGCGCAAACCTTATTATGTAATGGAATCACAGCCAATCGATACTGCTTTTCGAGACATGAGAAAGCATAACATCCATATTGCGATCGTCGTCGATGAATATGGTGGTATTGATGGATTAGTTACCATTGAGGATATGGTCGAAGAAATTGTCGGGGAAATATTAAGCGAACATCACCTGCCTGGTGAGGATGAATCAAGCAGCTTGAAGAAAGTGAATGAGCATCAATATGAAGTAGAAGGAACAACGAACCTCTATTTATTAGAAGATGCTTTTCATCTGGAGTTACCATCTGAAGAATTTGAAACCATCAATGGATTTATGGTGCATCAGCTTGGTTATATTCCTAAATTGCACGAGCGACCAACTGTTACGTACAAAAATGTAACCTTTAAAACAGAAGAGATGTCCGATTATCGAATTGAGAAAGTATTGATTACATTAGATGCAGGAGGGGAAAAAACGTGA